In Plasmodium malariae genome assembly, chromosome: 11, the following proteins share a genomic window:
- the PmUG01_11054600 gene encoding conserved Plasmodium protein, unknown function — MFNYFLKSFNKCKSRVDVTHLSKQFLKNIFLFNTHEIALCLNKFSKIQFEDKIFWNNVCHILTTKNSTLLQNFKRREVGQRVDQQVGGEVSAEVSAEDSAQVEHIDQFSSSDIQHEDQTGGGRKEHHYEEEQYYENHAERVKDRGISRMEFNKEWTAKEEVKKSTDKMVDYFTMEELCLVLNALAKVNVKNEEILNLASNKIISEIDLNKHIINAIKSIDYFTSNGDKKKAANEGEPTNEKKNMHNLLQTISRKYEHVNKNLTEKDVSVLIEIMLSQENMMDKKKEGTTCPLTRGEHVVSTHNYSTDEYNKICTTGMGKRKNNDIICEDMKNLKKKVISSLKKMNYISEQSIALILNAYSRSLIKNKALLDILKVIIILKIKKENYKCSDIFISSVSHSYSSFYYKDKLLFNILAEYTYNNIDSISIKALVIIMNSFVNIGIVNIPLFNASLNKFAKIETINSLSNQCTSNIITILTKSYKYLDKAKIHFIIKTIIKRIKKEYSNYSVIYQQKYKQINIYGNKDRGNDKIRIPPSFSIKGKEQQTGDENYASEYYDEKYTRACYKDEKYSHSYYNEQNYKEKGERVSGGQNKKRLFERTPNKYNSKCLQNGRTNFLAGFLIKHLTNILNNLSKLNYADSNLFEIFSDLILKNQKNMNKLDFLNIISSYARFLYINKDMYELIKVNSIKYITSKDLKYVEFINLFTSVGTFYIIEKSQNKCLNKLENTGFKDIIHLMINRLKEGIHSPGITTTMDAKASEGVGASAKSYPHVCTEQRMDICTEHDGRVDLFISSKSGSPFLSTNYHTFDEQKGNLSKSSLRNDYFKHALYKNCNSYNYSTIKYKNILDNLSLNHVCSIMSTLGKLHMHDKIIYEQCIKNIKKKIFKMNAKCLAIYLLYVSKFNLTPDSYITAVISRCFKVLHVMQQKNEKNNIYDKLKNLYIQLQTNDIVNPVYIVRCLIKSDLNYRNNIYIIYHYMKIIYSIIRMDSLSTNKEKPFTSPPSNIVKIDESDLEENNMVRDRKLNVQSCCVLINSIAFLNTHLHFNHDKYFKLISFLLFYSFKYIFERLELQDPINDLLYNITQVQQINKIKNEIKKKNDSASIRQIYMTILILFHLNSLSFPYSKKKKLKESNISIYSINLLKFFFFFLKYNPFTHFEKYTSIYNSMNNNKRLTIYKEEEYTPFVHNKNVRLTNGKMPHISNIETVVFYAIVNILKKKNQYNSNSLSSTVKVYMYTIDILIMRKGW, encoded by the coding sequence ATGTTCAACTACTTTTTGAAAAGCTTCAACAAGTGCAAAAGCAGAGTTGACGTGACCCACCTGAGCAAGCAGTTTCTGAAGAACATTTTTCTCTTCAATACGCACGAAATAGCATTGTgcttaaataaattttcgaAGATACAATTTGAAGATAAGATATTTTGGAATAATGTATGTCACATATTAACTACTAAGAATAGCACACTCTTGCAAAACTTTAAAAGGAGAGAAGTTGGTCAAAGGGTTGATCAACAAGTCGGTGGAGAAGTGAGTGCAGAAGTTAGTGCAGAAGATAGTGCCCAGGTTGAGCATATCGATCAGTTCTCCAGTAGTGATATACAGCATGAAGACCAAACAGGGGGGGGCAGGAAAGAACACCATTATGAGGAAGAGCAGTACTATGAAAACCATGCTGAGAGGGTGAAGGACAGAGGAATAAGCAGAATGGAGTTCAACAAAGAATGGACAGCTAAAGAAGAAGTAAAGAAGAGCACTGATAAAATGGTGGATTATTTTACCATGGAGGAATTGTGCTTAGTTCTCAACGCGTTAGCAAAAGTTAacgtaaaaaatgaagaaattttaaatctTGCATCGAATAAAATAATCAGCGAAATAGACTtgaataaacatattataaacGCAATCAAATCGATTGACTACTTTACAAGTAATggtgataaaaaaaaagctgcTAACGAAGGTGAACCtacaaatgaaaagaaaaatatgcataatttaTTGCAAACTATTTCaagaaaatatgaacatgtaaataaaaatttaaccGAGAAGGATGTTAGCGTACTCATCGAAATAATGCTCTCTCAAGAGAACATGATggataagaaaaaagaaggtACTACATGTCCGCTAACTCGAGGTGAACATGTAGTGTCAACACATAATTATTCAAcagatgaatataataaaatttgtacCACAGGAAtgggaaaaagaaagaacaaTGATATCATTTGTGAggatatgaaaaatttgaaaaaaaaagtaatcagtagcttaaaaaaaatgaactacATAAGTGAACAAAGTATtgctttaattttaaatgcaTATAGCAGATccttaataaaaaacaaagcaCTATTAGATATACTTAAAGTAatcataatattaaaaataaaaaaggaaaattataaatgctCTGATATCTTTATTAGTAGTGTTTCCCATTcttattcttctttttattataaagatAAACTACTATTCAATATATTGGctgaatatacatataataatatagacAGTATAAGCATAAAAGCGCTTGTTATAATCATGAATAGCTTTGTTAATATAGGTATTGTGAACATACCCCTATTTAATGCaagtttaaataaattcGCAAAGATAGAAACAATTAATAGTTTATCTAATCAATGTACAAgcaatattattactattctTACCAAGTCATACAAATACTTAGACAAAGCAAAGATACATTTTATCATTAAGACCATAATTAAAAGGATTAAAAAAGAGTACAGTAATTACTCCGTGATATATcagcaaaaatataaacaaattaatatatatgggaATAAAGACAGgggaaatgataaaatacgTATTCCTCCATCTTTCTCTATAAAGGGGAAAGAACAGCAAACCGGCGATGAAAATTATGCAAGTGAATATtatgatgaaaaatatacacgCGCATGTTATAAGGACGAAAAGTATTCACATTCATATTATAACGAACAAAATTACAAGGAGAAGGGAGAAAGAGTATCGGGTGGACAGAACAAGAAGCGACTTTTCGAGCGCACACCGAATAAGTACAACTCAAAATGTCTGCAAAATGGAAGAACTAATTTCCTTGCGGGATTCTTAATTAAACATTTGACAAATATCCTGAACAATCTGAGCAAGCTAAATTATGCGGATTCgaatttatttgaaatattttctgacctaattttaaaaaatcagaaaaatatgaacaaactAGATTTCCTTAACATTATAAGTTCATACGCTAGGTTTCTCTACATAAATAAAGACATGTATGAACTGATAAAAGTTAACTCCATAAAGTATATCACAAGTAAGGATTTAAAATACGTTGAATTTATAAACTTATTTACAAGTGTTGGTACGTTTTATATAATTGAGAAGAGCCAAAATAAGTGCCTGAACAAGTTAGAAAATACAGGATTTAAAGATATCATCCACTTGATGATTAATAGACTTAAAGAGGGTATACATTCTCCAGGAATAACCACCACAATGGATGCAAAGGCGAGCGAAGGGGTAGGCGCTAGTGCTAAGTCATATCCTCATGTATGTACCGAACAGCGCATGGATATATGTACAGAACATGATGGCAGGGTAGACTTATTTATCAGCTCCAAAAGTGGTTCTCCATTTCTTAGTACCAACTATCATACATTTGATGAACAAAAGGGTAACCTTAGCAAGAGCAGCTTAAGGAATGATTATTTCAAACACGCtttgtataaaaattgtaatagttataattattctactataaaatataaaaacattttagaTAATTTGAGTTTAAATCATGTGTGCAGTATCATGTCAACCCTTGGAAAATTACATATGcatgataaaataatttatgaacagtgcataaaaaatataaaaaaaaaaattttcaaaatgaatGCTAAGTGTTTGGctatatatctattatatGTAAGTAAGTTCAACTTAACCCCTGATAGTTATATCACAGCGGTTATTTCAAGATGTTTTAAGGTTCTGCATGTGATGCAacagaaaaatgaaaaaaacaatatatatgacaaattgaaaaatttatatatacagcTTCAGACGAATGATATTGTAAACCCAGTGTACATAGTTAGATGTCTAATAAAGAGCGATTTGaattatagaaataatatatatataatttatcattatatgaaaattatttactcCATAATTAGAATGGACAGCCTCAGTACAAACAAAGAGAAACCCTTTACTTCCCCTCCAAgtaatatagtaaaaatagaTGAATCCGACTTAGAAGAAAACAATATGGTAAGGGATAGAAAACTAAACGTTCAAAGCTGCTGTGTACTAATTAATAGTATAGCTTTTCTAAACACTCACCTCCATTTTAACCATGACAAATACTTTAAACTGATttcgtttttattattctattcatttaaatatatatttgaacgGTTAGAATTACAAGACCCAATAAATGACTTACTATACAATATAACACAAGtacaacaaataaataaaataaaaaatgaaattaaaaaaaaaaatgattcaGCAAGTATACGTCAAATTTACATGactattttaatattgttCCATTTGAATTCTTTAAGCTTCccttattcaaaaaaaaaaaaattaaaagaatcgAATATTTCTATCTATTCTAtcaatttgttaaaatttttttttttctttctcaaGTATAATCCATTTACTCACTTCGAAAAATATACATCTATATATAACtcaatgaataataataaaaggcTCACCATTTATAAGGAAGAAGAATATACTCCTTTTGTTCATAACAAAAATGTACGTCTAACCAATGGAAAGATGCCtcatatttcaaatatagAGACTGTTGTCTTTTACgcaattgtaaatatattgaaaaagaaaaatcaatataacagtaatagttTGTCTTCTACAGTTAAAGTTTATATGTACACCATcgatatattaattatgcGCAAGGGGTGGTAG
- the PmUG01_11054700 gene encoding conserved Plasmodium protein, unknown function: MERAANGESNKWREQQMERATNGESSKWKEQQMERATNGESNKWREQQMERAANGKSNKWREQQMERATNGENSKWKEQQMERAANGKSSKWKEQQMERAANGKSNKWREDGTRIKKIRNVSENDMIHKHKNLKYPYFKMKKMGSYSEIRKNNNFLFNRDIEIVYDPRYTSVFVKLKDIISLNLKGLTIREKCSEGLSFEIYDCLQNKILIMRKNEDIEAEEIFKEMLDKLLQSG, encoded by the exons ATGGAGAGAGCAGCAAATGGAGAGAGCAACAAATGGAGAGAGCAACAAATGGAGAGAGCAACAAATGGAGAGAGCAGCAAATGGAAAGAGCAGCAAATGGAAAGAGCAACAAATGGAGAGAGCAACAAATGGAGAGAACAGCAAATGGAAAGAGCAGCAAATGGAAAGAGCAACAAATGGAGAGAGCAACAAATGGAGAGAGCAACAAATGGAGAGAACAGCAAATGGAAAGAGCAGCAAATGGAAAGAGCAGCAAATGGAAAGAGTAGCAAATGGAAAGAGCAGCAAATGGAGAGAGCAGCAAATGGAAAGAGCAACAAATGGAGGGA AGACGGAACAAGAATAAAGAAGATACGAAATGTCAGTGAAAACGATATGATTCATAAACACAAGAATTTGAAATAtccttattttaaaatgaaaaaaatgggCTCCTATAGTGAAATAcggaaaaataataattttctttttaatcgTGATATTGAAATTGTATATGACCCCAGGTATACCTCTGTTTTTGTAAAGTTAAAGGACATCATTTCGCTTAATCTTAAAG gacTAACTATAAGGGAAAAATGCTCGGAGGGGTTGTCGTTTGAAATATATGACTGCTTACAAAATAAGATATTAATCATGAGGAAAAACGAAG ACATAGAAGCTGAGGAGATATTCAAGGAGATGCTCGACAAGTTGCTACAAAGCGGCTGA
- the PmUG01_11054800 gene encoding conserved Plasmodium protein, unknown function has translation MKPSFLVVIIALVRSCISYLIKKNSTLGYTYYNVLEKNLKRKNRHTISSNISSNISSNISSSIDSSISSSIDSNSSSSISSNISSSISSNSSSNISSSISSNSSSSIDRNSNSRHVNKNETKSTYLNDHIKEPDAGNNNYREENKKRCKFLNAVKEEDYNYLYFYHIFKKVNMIKKEKYIYNPTKYESVRSYIKRELKECLDINTSSYIFKISEYYSKSILDVSVYVNEIVNILSFFTFTSSCNLQYEENLSKSNFDAATNYANYEYVQNVMDTSISDKDDDSSSDNSKDNSNFDNNNNSHMNESSSTYFDQTDSYNYPHEENLTDEELQEGEKFDEMDNSNNFPEFLNCSGEKGEIDFSDNYPRNLYDEEKIKEIKEKFTNHLYAEDIEAHISDQRSNRRESAIDQNVSGKKVRGKIESPRSESDPDDSGENLLKTLNEKRDNAKIRRVINKDDKYKSFCMYFFRLVDSISGLFCCIGKRKKREEVYNYLKNFKVREKIKNYTLNDIKFTTAFMIYIIRLTKHKDANFICSLKKLKEYKEEDIKEIFLNCLHDNLLDLDYLKNLESEFNIKEKKKKTLTSHIFFNNNADEVDKTVESSNIITRSVSRQVNFDNLRKLEDDYKVLLKKHSAERKIRKMVKYDESDVKSIITELLKKNVFDNRNNINVNKKNKNKKNKTITNALLPIDIYEIEEQRIHEVLKKRYNKTTIDRNTVNGLIKKINEVLDIYNVNINIKLMNTQEESSGAQEVYLDDVNEGRRYKTNEPSEQYEIDNERNCSSSHIKMSNSDEGQILSANPLNKEEEHECKVVDFSELSLSGLKKYISYKRSKELAKVHSSSSSNERAAVVADEGVVADKGVVADEAVVADEAVVADKEEEDDVLKYFDITQKQDSITFEINASVLENEFKLANDEKFRRSFMDTSNGVQQVRYTPQLTDQAKGLWTDANLGQGISQEICDNLDEELEKIDRTVYQGMREEAGIADEEGIVADEEGIVADEEGIVADEEGIVADEEGIVVDEEGEVADEEGIVVDEEGRVADEEGRVADEEGRVADEEGEEDFDEELNDDIDDEADDEADDTIDYETDDWIDEEAAHKKKINKGSSEEERLKQFFLCKEKAKYRYIFENVYYKNFMEKIKLLLLILKNENKSKVIVCAEEEERNLIKMKCKIEKVEYDNMLNILKNIKHYIEKERRYEHSCFIFMNEIKNTLELRSIFGSLSEDMDKNNIITFYHFAENVQRSLVHKKLFYALTKNEDNYLFYLKSKNKDDKNKISNMKKDAMNSKNDDKMNNHHLFVPYHKKKKKKKMSKSEENWLSFRRRTLKKIDEMKKKAELIKKRKMEKREKKVKRVVAMLKSKKHTK, from the exons atgAAACCAAGTTTCCTCGTTGTTATCATCGCTCTTGTAAGATCATGTATAAGTTACCTTATTAAGAAAAACAGTACCTTAGGATACACATATTACAACGTccttgaaaaaaatttaaagaggAAAAATCGCCATACTATTAGCAGCAATATTAGCAGCAATATTAGCAGCAATATTAGCAGCAGTATTGACAGCAGTATTAGCAGCAGTATTGACAGCAATAGTAGCAGCAGTATTAGCAGCAATATTAGCAGCAGTATTAGCAGCAATAGTAGCAGCAATATTAGCAGCAGTATTAGCAGCAATAGTAGCAGCAGTATTGACAGAAATAGTAACAGCCGacatgttaataaaaatgaaacaaaaagtaCATACTTAAATGACCACATAAAAGAACCGGATGCAGGGAATAATAATTACAgagaagaaaataagaaGCGATGCAAGTTTTTAAATGCAGTAAAAGAAGAAGActacaattatttatatttttatcatatatttaaaaaagttaatatgatcaagaaagaaaaatatatatacaatccAACAAAATATGAATCAGTCAGGTCGTATATAAAAAGAGAGTTAAAAGAATGCCTAGATATTAACACctcttcttatatttttaaaatttctgaGTATTACTCCAAGAGTATTTTAGACGTTTCAGTATATGTCAATGAAATTGTAAACATTCTCAGCTTCTTTACCTTTACCAGTTCATGTAATTTGCAGTATGAAGAAAATTTATCAAAATCGAATTTCGATGCTGCTACGAACTATGCCAATTATGAGTATGTACAGAATGTAATGGATACTAGTATTTCGGATAAAGATGATGACAGTTCAAGTGATAATTCAAAGGATAACTCAAATTTtgataacaataataatagtcaTATGAACGAAAGTTCTTCCACTTATTTTGATCAAACAGACAGTTATAATTATCCCCATGAAGAAAACCTAACTGACGAAGAACTGCAAGAAGGTGAAAAATTTGACGAAATGGATAACTCAAATAATTTTCCAGAATTCCTGAACTGTTCAGGTGAAAAAGGTGAAATTGATTTTTCCGATAATTACCCACGCAATTTATATGatgaggaaaaaataaaagaaataaaagaaaagttcACTAACCATCTGTATGCAGAAGATATAGAAGCACACATTTCGGACCAAAGAAGCAATAGAAGAGAAAGCGCGATCGATCAAAATGTAAGCGGCAAAAAGGTAAGGGGAAAAATTGAGAGCCCCAGAAGTGAGAGCGACCCAGATGATAGTGGAGAGAACCTCCTCAAAACGTTGAATGAAAAAAGGGATAACGCAAAAATACGCAGAGTAATAAACAAAGACGACAAATACAAATCATTTTGTATGTACTTTTTCCGACTTGTTGATTCGATTAGTGGCTTGTTTTGCTGTattggaaaaagaaaaaaaagagaagaagtTTACAactatttgaaaaattttaaagtaagagaaaaaataaaaaattatactttaaatgatataaaatttaccaccgcttttatgatatatataattaggCTAACAAAACATAAAGACgctaattttatttgttcattaaaaaaattaaaagaatataaagaaGAGGATATTAAAGAGATTTTTCTCAACTGTTTACATGATAATCTTTTAGATTTAGATTACTTGAAAAATTTAGAGTCTGAATTTAATATcaaagagaagaaaaaaaaaacattaacaagtcatattttttttaataataatgcagATGAGGTGGATAAGACTGTAGAAAGTAGCAATATTATAACAAGAAGTGTAAGCAGACAAGTAAACTTCGATAATTTAAGGAAATTAGAAGACGATTATAAAGTATTGCTAAAGAAACATTCAGCAGAAcgaaaaattagaaaaatggtaaaatacGATGAGAGCGATGTGAAAAGTATAATAACagaacttttaaaaaaaaatgtgtttgataataggaataatattaatgttaataaaaaaaataaaaataaaaaaaataaaactataacAAATGCCTTACTACCTATTGACATTTATGAAATAGAAGAACAACGCATACATGAGGTATTAAAGAAGAGATATAACAAAACAACAATAGATAGAAACACTGTCAAtggtttaataaaaaaaattaatgaagtacttgatatatataatgttaatataaacataaaattaatgaacaCACAGGAAGAGAGCAGCGGCGCACAGGAGGTCTACTTAGATGATGTAAATGAAGGACGTCgatataaaacaaatgaacCTTCCGAACAGTATGAAATAGACAATGAGCGTAATTGTAGCAGTAGTCATATTAAAATGAGCAATTCTGATGAAGGGCAAATTTTAAGTGCGAATCCCCTAAACAAGGAGGAAGAACATGAATGTAAGGTTGTAGACTTCAGTGAGTTATCTCTGTCTgggttaaaaaaatatatatcgtATAAAAGGAGTAAAGAGTTAGCAAAGGTACATAGTAGTTCCAGCTCAAATGAAAGGGCAGCAGTAGTAGCAGACGAAGGAGTGGTAGCAGACAAAGGGGTGGTAGCAGATGAAGCAGTAGTAGCAGACGAAGCAGTAGTAGCAGATAAAGAGGAAGAAGACGACGTTTTGAAATATTTCGATATAACACAAAAACAAGATTCAATTACATTCGAAATTAATGCATCTGTTTTAGAGAATGAATTTAAGTTAGCCAATGATGAAAAGTTTAGGCGATCTTTTATGGATACCTCTAATGGGGTACAGCAGGTAAGATACACTCCTCAGCTTACTGATCAAGCCAAAGGCTTATGGACCGATGCAAATTTAGGCCAAGGGATAAGCCAGGAGATATGCGATAATTTAGACGAAGAGTTGGAAAAAATAGACAGAACGGTATACCAAGGGATGAGAGAAGAAGCAGGAATAGCAGATGAGGAAGGGATAGTAGCAGATGAGGAAGGGATAGTAGCAGATGAGGAAGGGATAGTAGCAGATGAGGAAGGGATAGTAGCAGATGAGGAAGGGATAGTAGTAGATGAGGAAGGAGA AGTAGCAGATGAGGAAGGGATAGTAGTAGATGAGGAAGGGAGAGTAGCAGATGAGGAAGGGAGAGTAGCAGATGAGGAAGGGAGAGTAGCGGATGAGGAAGGGGAGGAAGATTTTGATGAAGAGTTGAACGATGATATAGATGATGAGGCAGATGATGAAGCAGACGATACGATAGACTACGAAACAGACGATTGGATAGATGAAGAGGCCGctcacaaaaaaaagatcAACAAAGGCAGCAGCGAAGAGGAAAGGCTGAAGCAGTTTTTTCTATGCAAGGAGAAGGCAAAATATAGGTACATATTTGAAAACGTGTATTACAAGAATTTTatggaaaagataaaattactGCTACTAATATTAAAGAATGAGAATAAGAGCAAAGTGATTGTTTGTGCTGAGGAGGAGGAGAGAAATTTGATTAAGATGAAATGTAAAATTGAAAAGGTAGAGTATGataatatgttaaatatattaaaaaatataaaacattatatagAAAAGGAAAGGAGGTATGAACATTCctgctttatatttatgaatgaaataaaaaatactttagAATTAAGAAGTATATTTGGTAGTTTATCAGAAGATATGGacaagaataatataataacgtTTTACCATTTTGCGGAAAATGTTCAAAGATCGCtagttcataaaaaattattttatgccttaactaaaaatgaagataattatttgttttatttaaaaagtaaaaataaagatgacaaaaataaaatcagtAACATGAAAAAAGATGCAATGAATAGTAAAAACGATGATAAGATGAACAATCATCATCTATTTGTGCcttaccataaaaaaaaaaaaaaaaaaaaaatgtccaAGAGCGAAGAAAATTGGTTATCCTTTAGAAGAAGGACgttgaaaaaaattgatgaaatgaaaaaaaaagcagaactaataaaaaagaggaagaTGGAGAAGAGGGAAAAGAAAGTTAAAAGAGTCGTTGCAATGTTAAAGTCGAAGAAGCACACAAAGTAA
- the DPH7 gene encoding diphthine methyltransferase, putative, producing MIKRKYNVKYCCDDICVFPSSTMLKYNDSKFCESFGLTAVSTYQLKTRDKEDEKNEQKKKGKVFLFRLKQITNEDNDTSEIDHLLIYEKDINFSSGVLQSNYLFTNESLLLGSVCVNGFHLSHVKDGTHHQIFATPDEKNNSGLSFDAFNSKPEKICVSFSNGDMCFLVDGNEVQLWKAHEYHVWACTFNGSENVVTTGSDDCSFIIWDLRTANISQINKRSHSQGVTAVKFEDRSHLLYTASYDNKIRTFDLRNIQDPLQIVDVKSSIWRIKFLYKNEEANKLLVAACDGGAQIFKKLNNEFVFKKGVSNDNELTYGIDAIDIWNKKKKKKIYFSCSFYNKEIQMWV from the exons atgataaaaaggaaatataatGTGAAATACTGTTGTGATGATATTTGTGTTTTTCCTAGTAGCActatgttaaaatataatg ATAGTAAATTCTGCGAAAGTTTTGGCTTAACTGCTGTGTCAACGTACCAACTGAAAACTCGTGATAAAGAGGATGAGAAAAatgagcaaaaaaaaaaaggaaaagtttTCCTGTTTAGACTCAAACAAATTACAAATGAGGATAACGATACCTCCGAAAT TGATCACCTCCTAATTTATGAGAAAGACATAAATTTCAGCAGTGGTGTTCTTCAGTCGAATTATCTATTTACAAACGAA aGTCTGTTGTTGGGCAGTGTATGCGTTAATGGGTTTCACTTGTCACACGTAAAGGATGGAACTCATCATCAAATATTTGCAACTCcggatgaaaaaaataattctg gtCTCTCTTTTGATGCTTTTAATAGCAAGCctga aaaaatctGTGTATCTTTTAGTAATGGTGATATGTGTTTTCTTGTTGATGGGAATGAAGTACAATTGTG GAAAGCTCATGAGTATCATGTGTGGGCATGCACATTTAATGGAAGTGAAAATGTTGTAACAACAG GTTCTGATGATTGCTCCTTTATAATATGGGATTTGAGAACAGCTAACATTTCTCAGATAAACAAGAG ATCCCATTCACAGGGTGTTACAGCGGTTAAATTTGAAGATCGTAGTCACTTGCTGTACACGGCATC GTACGACAACAAAATACGCACTTTTGATTTGAGAAACATTCAAGATCCTCTACAAATAGTTGATGTGAAGTCGAGCATATGGAGGATTAAATTTTTGTAcaa AAATGAAGAAGCAAACAAACTGTTAGTTGCAGCCTGTGATGGGGGAGCTcagatatttaaaaaactaaACAATG AGTTCGTTTTTAAAAAGGGTGTGAGCAACGACAATGAGTTAACTTATGGGATAGACGCTATTGATAtttggaataaaaaaaaaaaaaaaaaaatttatttttcttgttctttttataataaagaaattcaAATGTGGGTTTAG